The following is a genomic window from Malus sylvestris chromosome 12, drMalSylv7.2, whole genome shotgun sequence.
AAAAACAGCAAATATAAAAGTAACGGAGAAATGGAAAGTCCCCAGATTTTCAAAGAAACAAGCCTAAAGTGAACCCCAAAAGCATACTTTTATCCCATAAATAAAACATCCAGCCCTCCCTTCTAAAATCTTCTTATTAATTTCCCATCCCAGAATCACTGTGCCTTTCACAAAAAAGAGCTAGGAAAACCAACTCAAACAACCCTAAGCACAACGCAATACAGACAATGAAGAAACAACTGGTCTTTGGAAGAAAGACAAACATTAGGTCTTTGTtggaaattcaaataaaaacagGTTGTAAATGGTTGCTGCTAGCTGTTAGTTTCTTTACAGGTTGTAGTTACACTTGCTGCAACTACAAAGACTAAAGTTTCCTCCATGTGCTAGCTGAAAGTGTGTTGAAAGACAGCAGAGATGTGAGCTGTTGTGTGCTAGCCCAAAGGTTGTGATTCCAACCTGGAATGATGCAATGCATGTGTGTGCCAACTATCCAAAGTTGCTGCATGTGTTTGAAAGGGTGTAAAGAAGGTAAACACCATCATTCATTGCATGTGTTATTGTATTGTTTATCAATTTCTGTTTTGTATAAATAGGCCTTCTTGCTAGGCTTTagaatcatccaattcaattccATTCCATTCCAATCCCATTCTCATTTTCAGCTTGTAAGCTTTTAGAGTTGTAAACTCTTCTGATATTTCAAAGTGTTTGTTATCACCAAGCTTGCTACTCCTTTCCTTTCGTTTGTTCAATTTTATTGAGAGTGCGAAGTAAGAGGTGTGatagagtttgtaaacttatcacCCACATATTTCGGTATTGAGTTAGTAAACTTTGATTACCAACAGTCTTCTCCATTCACTCGAGTTACAAGTGTTTAGCCTTTTAAAATCACAGAAAATGGTTGGAGCAAAGAAATGTCCCCATATTCCTCCTATCGACACTAGAGGTTGCTAGGGTTTCCGCTGAGAGAGAGCTTACTGGTGATTGTAGATTGCTAGGCTTTCCGCAGAGAGAGAGGAAGCGAATGTGAAAGGAACATTTGGAGGCAGAGCATGTTAGAGTGAGTAGACTTCATATGGTGTGTAGAGGAGATTCTTGTACCGTAGGAAAGAATTTTTAGTGTGCTTGGAAGACGGAACGAAACACCACGTGTCATTGTACAATTAGAGGAACActccaaccaaaaaaaaaattaaaaaacttttctctaattatataataacatgtaATGTTTCGCCTTGTGTTTCAAGCACACTGAAAGTTTTCTCGTAATGTAAAGAGAAAGATTCATGTAATTAATTACTTAGCGAGAGGGGGTGTACTGGTGAGGTGGGGGGTTGGGGGAGGAGTCTTGAGTTTTCCATGAAATTtcatttttgggtttaattctCCTTAAGTAAATGAATagctataaatataaaatatttacgTTAAAAATACGTTAATATAAAATACGTGGACAAGGTGATGCTCTCAAGAGGTGGAAGCGgtatttaccctttttttttataaatacgtACATCCATCCATGATGCACATATTTGTAGTTGGGtaataggggtgggttcaaaaaaccgaaaatcaaaccgaaccgaaaccgaaaaaaccgaaccgaacaaaaaaaccgaaccgaattgaaaaaaccgaaccgaaccgaattcttttggttcggttcggttttagtgatctagaaaccaaaccgaaccgaaccgaaccgaattaattaaattaatttttttatttaattatttgttttgggtattattttctaaacccaatttgtaagttaaaatgtgctaaacccaatgtgttgccaaactttaagctcaaaatattaaaaaaaggcctataaaaactctaaaccctaacctattatttatcccccatataaggttccggaaccaaacctcatccagaagtacctacatccatctccatagcactgccTACTTCTGCcctagctttcttttccaaatttactctcatataacatgtaacaaaatctataaacatttatttcgggtagattacttgggtaatttgtgatggaaaagaatctaacacacactaaataaatccacccacgcattatttttactaatcaagttgtcaacatacaattacaagcaaacaaccttgatctttgaacaacatcatacaatttaacttttctaagtcatttgtaagatttttgtgttgtgaggttgttagtttggactttggaagacttgattgatgattttagttcaattttaaatgtttattttcattgtctttgattctagttagaatgcttatgttatgattgtgttggatatgttaaaatttaaaatttcaatgtttttcattttttgaaaagaaaaaaaaacaaaaaaccgaaaccgaaccggaaaaaaccgaaccgaaaaaaatcgaaaaaaaaatgaaccgaaccgaaccgaaccgaaatttcggtttggtttcggttttggcaaaaaactgaaccgatttaaaccgaacccacccctattgggtaatgctaaggagaccaactatttagactaaattttgtaaatcatatgacgtAGCAGTTTATATGAGCTCATTTGAAAGCGCTTTCAAAATGACTGAAAATTTTTGAGTTCCAAGAAGACTTGAAGTGCTTCCGGCAAGAAACATCTGTTATGTATATTTTGCAAGTagcacttcaaattcttttctATGAtgcacttgcatttttattaagtattggttccaaaaacactCTTATTGATAATGCTttaagtcattttaaaagcacttataTACGAACCTAgcttatatatacatgttttctATTCACTTTGCAACACTACCATAAAAAAGTGTTTgatgcttttttattttcttccataAAATCATGATAAGTGTGTGTTTTGGCGCAAATTTCTTACCTACCAAAGTCATGCAGATTGGAATAAGAGTTATCTCTTTCTCATTtttgtgcctatatatatgaagCTAATAGACTTTGTGCTTATTTCCCATCTCTCTTTTTGCATTTCATTGCTCTTAGAAAGGTTTGTGCTTTgtttcccttttcctttttctattttctccttttaatttgtttgtcttgcttatttttttgcttaattccttaaatattttttttcctcttttgcattgtttaattaacaatatattataattGTGAGAACTGCGAGTTCATAGCTAACATCAAGGAACACTTCACCAACCACGATGGACTTAAGCATGTCAATGCCGAAAATTATAGGTCTATATTCGAACAACTTTTTAATTTCAAGGGTGGGATAGTAGCATATGCCTATGTCTCACACAAAAAAGAATACGAAAAGTTCTTCTGCTAGAAGGCTGTAATTTGTACTACATGGAATCTAAGCACAAAGGTAGCATTTGTGCTCCTTCTTGTCAGTTTCCATGTAATACACATTATAGCAGATATTGAAGAAGaacttttctcctttttttgtGTGAGACAAAGTCATTTGCTACCATCCcatctttaaaattataaagttGTTTGCATACGTGGCACATGTATTTTTCTACGCTTTAGTCCATAGTGCGTAGTTAAGTCTTCCTGGGTGGTAGCTACGAAGTCGCATTTTTCgcaattaaaatatatttataattcaacgttgcaaaagattaaaaaaaattaaaagaaattaagcAAAAATTAAGCaagacaaacaaattaaaaagaaaaaaatagaaaaaaaaagtaaaagagcATAAACCATTTTAACCAGCGCAATGAAATGAAAAAAGACAAAATATGCAGACAACAATAAGCACCAAGTCTATTACGTAGATAAACATAAAGTCAACCTAAAACTAAGCATTTTGGTGGGAAAAATTAGTAGTGGCTAAATCCAAATGCAAAAGAGCTAGATGACTGTTATTGCAATATCCATGATTTTGGGAAGTAAGAAATATGGTTTCCGTTGCATTGCATGAACAAATTATGAATTTGTATTTTTCgcaattaaaatatatttataatttgTTCATGCAGCGAAACAGAGAGCTTATTTCTTGCCTTCCAAAGTCATGCAGATTGCAATACAAGTCAATCTCTCTTGCATTTAGATGTAGTCACATACCAATGTTCCCCACCAAAAtggttggctttatatatatcTACCTAATAGACTTGTGCTTATTGTTTCTCCATATTTTCTTTTTGCATTTCATTGTGCTAGTGACATTGAAATCTCAAACACAAGAGACCAGAATGGACTTCAAACATTCTCTAGAAGTTTTAGGGGTTTCGCTACAAAAAAAGAATAATCCTTTCTTGTCGAAGGACCCTTGTCGCCAAATATTTACAGTCTGGCGTAGACTCGAAAAGTTTCTAACTTCATGTTCACAGAATTACTTGACAATTTGACATCCCATAGGCGAGATAATTGAAACTTTTATTGGTACAACAGGATAAGTGAATAGCTACTTGCCAAAAAGTCCAAATCGAAATGAATTAACCACAACTGGAAAAGTTCAGGATTGATCGGGAACGGGAGACTTGAGACACATTCCTCATGTATTTCTTGCCAGCACATCCCTGATCAGATGCTTTGGTGCTGCATTTGTGAACAATGAAAGAAAAGGAGCATGATAAGATAACGGTTGAAATGGCGGGTAGTATGCAGGAAGATTTTAGGGAGAAAGTTACAAAATTGTTAAGCCTTTCCTATTGAACTTACCAGGTGAACCAGAAAACTTTTCAACCTGTACAAATGCTTGATTGAGGAACATTTCTGTCCCGAAAACAACGGATGCTCCAGACTCTTGTGCTTCTTGTAAGAGTCTTGTCCATTTAGGTGTATAAATGGCATCAAACACTAAAGAATAGTTCTTCAAAGCGTTCTGTCAAAAGAAAGAGCGAAGATATGTCAAACGATAAAGAGATTTGCAAGACAATCATAATCATATAATGTACCGCTACATAATTGCCACACAAATCCAAGAAAGCATAATGTTTTTATCAAATTGATCACTTCACATGTCATCCAGACAAACCTTAGATAACGGTGTTTGATCACTTCTTGGTTCCATTCCAACCGATGTGGCGTTTGCAAGAACCATTCCATCCTCTGGATGGAAAGTTTCCAGTTCTGCGAGAGTAATAGCTTCTCCCCCAACTTTATTTGCAAGTGCCTTGGCTTTGTCTAGCatttggaaggaaaaaaaaaaatgaattcctAAGAAATGTGATGGCCAATTCAAGCTGACAAGGAGAGAATGGATTTAATTAACCTTTACAACATGTTTCggtttccatttttttcttaatttcccATCATTTTAAACATTTAACTCATCACGGATTAAGAGTTTAAGACCGAGAAATTTGGATTCTCACCATATGTGCGATTGGCAACTACCACTCTTGCTCCCTTTTGTTTTCCGCCATAGGCAAGTGCTGTTCCAGCAGCACCAGCTCCCATGACCACGAATAATTTGCCAGCTAACGGGGAACCAGATCCATTACTTGAACCATTCAACGCTGCGGAGAAAGTTATAGCGGTTATTCAACCTACTAAAATAGCTcagtccattttttttttaaatggttaGTACATGAATATTCTATAGCTTGTGAAATGCAAAGCAACCTCGCAGTCCTTCCTCAATTGCTGCAATTGCTCCTAGATAGTCAACATTGTAGCCTTTTAATTTCCCATCAGCCGGGTTCCTGATCATGCAATTAATAGCTCCTATTTCCTGTAAAATGATTTTACTGAGAAAAATACAACTGCTAGAAGGCTCAACGATCTTGCCTAGAGAAATTTAATGTCAAAATATTGAAAGGAGTCGGGATGGGATGCTATGACAAAATGTCCGAAAAGTTATGAAAGAAATAAGGTACCTTGGCATGTGGATCGATTTCATCACAGCATTTCAATCCTGCCTCCTTGTGAGGAATTGTATAACTGTTACACACATGCAAAAGTTATTTCCAGATTCAAAAGTATGCTATTCTGAAACTTCTGAGATCAGATTATACCTGTATCCAGCGAAATCCGGTGAGTTGTAGGTATCAATAAAATTCGCAACGTTATCAACCAACAAAGGCAGATAAATTCCATTGAAATTGATAGATCTAAATGCTGCATTGTAAAGATGAGGGCTTTTGACATGACCGATAGGATTTCCTATCTCGCCATGTACTTTGGTATCGGCCCCTATAATTCTGAAATTGTACAAGTCCAATAGATCTCTTACGGTGGGCTGGCCAGGAGCTGATACTACTCCTGCCTCTATCGTACCAAATGTGAGGAATGCACCATACTTTGCACTAAGAACGCGTGAGATCAAACCCTTCTCGCCCATAACAAGCGCTATCATTGGTACCTACAGTATCAGTTGAAATGTGATTCACACGCTGCAGAAGATGTCGTATAATGAGATAACTCAAATTCAGATCAACGCGCTTGAGTCACTTACTTGAGAATGCACTAATACTTGAAATACGCGTGCAGAGTCGGTGATGTCTAAGGCAGTTGTTGCGATCTTAACTATGTCAGCTCCCGTAGCTTGTATCCTTGCAACAAGATCACCTATTTCCTCAGAGGACGGAGTTTTCTCATAGTTGTGCGACGAAACAATGATTTTGACCTTCTCTGGCTTCTTCCCTTTTATGGAATTGTAGAACTCATCGGCTACCTTCAAAACAGAAAAACTCTAGTCAGTAAAATCGGAAGAAGATAAAAGCTTTCTATAGAAACTTTTCAACGATACATGAGATTCGTACCTTAAGTTCAACATCGATAAAATCCGCTCCCAATTCCATGGCTACACGCAGTGCATCTTGTCGCTGTTTGTCGTCGCCCTTATACTGTCCACCTTCCCATGATGGCCTACAAGGTAGATGATGCGTAAGAAATGTTGCTAGACTACAACACTTAACAGAAACACTACACTGCCGAATTGAATTCGATAAATACGAAAACATATCAATAGCAACAAGGCCATTTTGAACATGAAGCAACTAAAACAACATAAAACAAAGCAATCGATCAAACTGCTTGTAGACCTTAATCTAACGCGTTTGCTCAGCACCGAAAAACTCATAACTTGAGACTCTCGGCAGACATTATTCGATCCCATACGCATAAAAGGCAATGCATTCGTTATCAAATTCTTAAAATCCGGAACTGTGACTAACTAGTAATGTGAACAGATTGTATCAAACTATGTGTGCGTTTGTTGCATTAGACTATTTTGAATTGGACTAGCTTAAGAGACTAAAAATTAACTTGAATTGGACTAagtaatataaaaataataaagcaTTTAATTCAGTATCGGAGTATGaaactaaattatttttaagaTTCAAATACTTTTTagccattttctttctttccaccttttcttttctctttcttttcctttccacaccctctcctccctctctcaaCCTTTCCATTTCTCTACCTTTTGactctcttctccctcaataTTGCGTCTTTCAtcatccttttcttttcttttccttttctttatgattCCCCTAAACTATTGCTGCCACTTCAAATCCCAAGGCAAGTTAAAATTGTGCAAAGGATTCATCCTCTCGGAACACATCGCCATGGACTTCGCCGCCACTCTCTCTTTTCTCGAGCctcctttgattttttttctaaaaatcttgaaattttttgggaaaaaagaAGAATTTTTCTATTGGATTGTCGTTGTTAATGTTTTACTTTTTTGCTTCAATTTTTGGGGGTGAAGTATGAGATTTAGGCGGTGGGTGGGGCTGGGTTTCAGATCTGGGCATGGGTCTGCAAGCATGCAAATAACGCAGGTTTGGAGATGGGATTAGCAATCCCATACGTGTCGGGGGGTGTTGCTAAGATCACCTAGTGAAGGACTTAGTCGACACAAGTCCAACTTAGTCTCATTAAATTTAGTCCTTATTCGCACTAAACACGGACTAGTAATCCCAGCTAAGCTAGTATAGTCTAATGAagcttagtgagggcaaacaaacctGCCCTAGGTGATAAACCAATATATTCGACAATTACCTGTAAGTGACAAGTGTAGGCAAAGGACTTTGTTTAATCAATACGCCGAGATCTCGTCTTGGACTGAAGTTCTTCAAGAAATCCACCCGAATTTCAACGAGATCAGCGCCAACTTCCTTTGCCTTCCCCATTTGGACCAGCATCTGATCAACTGATTTCGCCATCACCGGCGCACATATCAGTGTCGAATTTCTTCGACTTCTATCCATGATATGAAGATCCGAAGCAGCCAACtgaaaactcaccaaataaatcaaacaaaaatgaGTATACAATTCAAAGCAGGAAAGTAAAATCAAGCTTAAACACCTACTTATTAAATTTCTTCCCCTGAATTTTCTTCGAAAACAGGGGAGAAGAACCAAATGGCATCAGATTTTTCATACATTTGAAGCAAAAATGAACTGACTTTTTTGGTTAGcaatgaaaacaaataaaaagttaaaaaaacccactaaacccaaaaccccaaatcttctgtttcattttccttttccctccattttctcagcaaccaaacaaaagGGTCGGATTATTTACCAGTTCGGTCCCCAGAAAGCCAAGAATCAAACAAGTAGCATTCAAATCCGAAAAATACTAATGACAATCCTCACTGCCCTCTTAACAACAAAACAGAACacagagagagcgagagaggagAGATAAAACAGAGTAGAGAGAGAACTTTAGGTGCAGAAAGAGAAAGATTACCGGAAGGGTGTCGAGCGTCATTGTCCGTCGATTgcgtgaagctttggaggttcAAAGGTGGCGACCAATGTCAGCAAAATAAACTCCTATTTTATACAAAGCGAGAGAaaaggagatgagagagagagagagagagagagaatgtgagGTTGGTGGTTGGGGTTAGGTGGAAATATATAGAAATGGAGGATTTTCCGATCCTGCAAAGTAAAAAATGGAGGATTTTCAATCTGTAAATGGCAGTAAATTAATCTTCTATTCGCTTTTGCATTTGTGTGAATGAATTTTTCACCGACACTAACTAACTTTTGAAAGTTTGGAATCGGTAGTTCATCGACAGAGGGGCAGAGGAGCAAAGCAGCAGCCGCGAAGGTAGTAGGTAGACGAAGCAAGTGGGAATTATCAAGCTGTCCTCCTTCCGTACTTCTGATAAGTCTTCAAATGTCtggattttcttttaaattttttttttttactttatagTTATCAATTCGATCTTGACTTgttcacttttttttattaagtctACAAATTATTTCGATTTAAAGATTCTTTAATTATTCTTATGAATCAATAAATTGACAATCAATCgttaaaatattatttgttaccATAATTATAATCGTCGATTTGTTCGACATATATTGTCACATCTCAGTCCGGACCCTTATCATATCTTGAGCTTGACTTTGCCGTAGTATAGTATTATCcgctttggaccccgaccacgccctcacggttttatttctgggaactcagacgagaacccatcatgggattgctctcgtgcgaacgaGCTTAACTTCAGatttctgatggaacccgaagccagtgagctcccaaaaagcctcgtactacgtagaaatgagaatatacatataaagcttacaagatccacttccttggacgatgtgggatgttacatataaaaaaaaaattaacttatGAGTGAGCTAAGAATTGAAGAGATTTTTTTGTGTGCTGGGGGACATGACCCGATACATTAAGCGTCATAATATAAATGATTggatatttggaaaaaaaacaaattcagaCTACTTATAATATAACACTTGTGTAGGTATTATTTTGTCTCTTTCCCTTGCATGTCCTGGAGCTGGGGTGTATTGGTTGTATCTGAATCTGTTTATGCAAGTTGCAGAGGAACTgtgcaaataaaaaaacaaaaataaaaacagctAACGTTTtcgagttttttattttttttgtatttgtattttgtaAGGTGGGAACTGTTTTTCTAGATATCCGTACAAAACATGTTTTATCTACTAATGTTTCATATGTATTTTTCTTGGTCAACAATGTTTTATACTTGTTTGGTTCTGAATCCTGAATGTTACATGTGATTTCACGGGAGTCCATGCTTTTCATCCGATGGAGTTGGTCCACAACCACCTTATGGATCTTGACTCTCGAGTGATTGGGACGACAAAGTAGTCAATTAGTACTTGTGTTTCTTTAAATGTAGAGGTTAGGTTTGGAATTTAAATTAAGTGG
Proteins encoded in this region:
- the LOC126594245 gene encoding bifunctional 3-dehydroquinate dehydratase/shikimate dehydrogenase, chloroplastic-like isoform X2 encodes the protein MDRSRRNSTLICAPVMAKSVDQMLVQMGKAKEVGADLVEIRVDFLKNFSPRRDLGVLIKQSPLPTLVTYRPSWEGGQYKGDDKQRQDALRVAMELGADFIDVELKVADEFYNSIKGKKPEKVKIIVSSHNYEKTPSSEEIGDLVARIQATGADIVKIATTALDITDSARVFQVLVHSQVPMIALVMGEKGLISRVLSAKYGAFLTFGTIEAGVVSAPGQPTVRDLLDLYNFRIIGADTKVHGEIGNPIGHVKSPHLYNAAFRSINFNGIYLPLLVDNVANFIDTYNSPDFAGYSYTIPHKEAGLKCCDEIDPHAKEIGAINCMIRNPADGKLKGYNVDYLGAIAAIEEGLRALNGSSNGSGSPLAGKLFVVMGAGAAGTALAYGGKQKGARVVVANRTYDKAKALANKVGGEAITLAELETFHPEDGMVLANATSVGMEPRSDQTPLSKNALKNYSLVFDAIYTPKWTRLLQEAQESGASVVFGTEMFLNQAFVQVEKFSGSPAPKHLIRDVLARNT
- the LOC126594245 gene encoding bifunctional 3-dehydroquinate dehydratase/shikimate dehydrogenase, chloroplastic-like isoform X1 — its product is MTLDTLPLAASDLHIMDRSRRNSTLICAPVMAKSVDQMLVQMGKAKEVGADLVEIRVDFLKNFSPRRDLGVLIKQSPLPTLVTYRPSWEGGQYKGDDKQRQDALRVAMELGADFIDVELKVADEFYNSIKGKKPEKVKIIVSSHNYEKTPSSEEIGDLVARIQATGADIVKIATTALDITDSARVFQVLVHSQVPMIALVMGEKGLISRVLSAKYGAFLTFGTIEAGVVSAPGQPTVRDLLDLYNFRIIGADTKVHGEIGNPIGHVKSPHLYNAAFRSINFNGIYLPLLVDNVANFIDTYNSPDFAGYSYTIPHKEAGLKCCDEIDPHAKEIGAINCMIRNPADGKLKGYNVDYLGAIAAIEEGLRALNGSSNGSGSPLAGKLFVVMGAGAAGTALAYGGKQKGARVVVANRTYDKAKALANKVGGEAITLAELETFHPEDGMVLANATSVGMEPRSDQTPLSKNALKNYSLVFDAIYTPKWTRLLQEAQESGASVVFGTEMFLNQAFVQVEKFSGSPAPKHLIRDVLARNT